A genomic stretch from Dissulfuribacter thermophilus includes:
- a CDS encoding HD domain-containing phosphohydrolase: MSGEHSDTILFVDDEENILKAIYRLLRKEGYEIVTTTDPFEALDIVREKHVSVIVSDQRMPTMAGTELLEKVKEISPDTVRIILTGYADMNAALDAINKGGVYRFINKPWNDEDFKATLRQAAFQHYLITENKRLMKVTQEQNKKLQELNSQLEKKVLERTEQLRKKHDQLKKLYHRLQINFRDTVRVFMELIELFDTFLGGHSKRVATLSRNLAERMNISGVDLDLIEIAGALHDIGLIGMPKEIFRSSYEKLSSAQKALFRAHPEIGYSLLYKIEFLRQVAVVVRSHHERFDGKGFPDKLPNVSIPIGARIVSVVSAYDMYKYRDKFDKDKALKFLRKDAGTFFDPTVVKAFEDTLHTISPLKGEMALSLDELKEGMRLAREIKTASGRVLMAKDSVLTQGHIVRLKKFHLVDPIVDRIYVYYQP, encoded by the coding sequence ATGAGTGGTGAACATTCGGACACAATTCTTTTTGTAGATGATGAAGAAAATATCCTCAAGGCGATTTATAGGCTTTTGAGGAAAGAGGGCTACGAGATTGTCACCACTACAGATCCCTTTGAGGCGCTGGATATAGTTAGAGAAAAGCATGTCTCGGTGATCGTTAGTGACCAGAGGATGCCTACTATGGCAGGGACAGAACTCCTTGAAAAGGTAAAGGAGATAAGTCCGGATACTGTAAGGATCATCCTAACAGGATATGCAGATATGAATGCGGCTCTTGATGCTATAAATAAAGGAGGGGTCTATAGATTTATAAATAAACCCTGGAATGATGAAGATTTTAAGGCCACCTTGAGGCAGGCTGCCTTTCAGCACTATCTAATTACTGAAAACAAACGATTAATGAAGGTTACCCAGGAGCAAAATAAAAAGCTCCAGGAATTGAATTCTCAACTCGAAAAAAAGGTCCTTGAACGCACTGAACAACTGAGAAAGAAGCATGATCAATTAAAGAAACTATATCATAGGCTCCAGATAAACTTTAGGGACACAGTTAGGGTCTTTATGGAGCTCATAGAGCTTTTTGATACCTTCCTGGGCGGACATTCCAAGAGGGTGGCTACGCTTTCTAGGAATCTGGCCGAGAGGATGAACATCTCAGGAGTGGACCTTGACCTTATTGAAATAGCTGGTGCATTACACGATATAGGGCTCATTGGAATGCCAAAGGAGATCTTTCGATCGAGCTATGAAAAGCTGAGTTCTGCCCAAAAGGCCCTTTTCAGAGCCCATCCAGAGATAGGATATAGCCTTTTATACAAAATAGAGTTTCTCAGGCAAGTAGCAGTAGTGGTTAGGAGCCATCATGAACGATTTGATGGAAAAGGATTTCCAGACAAGCTACCCAATGTGTCTATTCCTATTGGGGCGAGGATTGTCAGTGTAGTGAGCGCATATGATATGTATAAATATAGGGACAAATTTGACAAGGATAAGGCGCTAAAATTTTTGAGAAAAGATGCAGGGACTTTTTTTGATCCAACTGTAGTAAAGGCCTTCGAAGATACTCTTCACACTATTAGTCCTTTGAAAGGAGAAATGGCACTTAGTCTAGATGAATTAAAAGAGGGCATGAGGCTTGCGAGAGAGATAAAAACTGCGTCGGGTAGAGTGCTCATGGCAAAAGATTCTGTATTGACTCAAGGGCATATTGTAAGGTTGAAGAAATTTCATCTAGTAGATCCTATAGTGGATAGGATATACGTATACTATCAGCCTTAG
- a CDS encoding response regulator — protein MSRDEGSSRQAVLIVDDEKNILQALRRLLRKEPFKLFLAESGEEGLKILEKEKDIDLIISDQRMPGMTGTEFLEKAANLYPDTTRIVLSGYADLSTITESINRGHIYKFLMKPWDDEELKGVIRECLELSRLKKQNKALEQELKQRNQELEWLNKHLENEVERRTRALHQRNLALQQYQHILHQLPIGVVGVGDNGRIAFVNKWIMGKMAKCCPDPLDEELQLVFGERISQQLLSLDEKKTVFSVKVKDMWGGDGEVVLKGAMISFPGGAKGYVLLMDDYFEGDEK, from the coding sequence ATGTCCAGAGATGAAGGTAGCAGCAGACAGGCTGTGTTAATAGTAGATGATGAAAAGAACATCCTCCAGGCGCTGAGAAGACTGCTCAGGAAAGAGCCATTCAAGTTGTTTTTAGCTGAGAGTGGGGAAGAAGGCCTCAAGATCTTAGAAAAAGAGAAAGATATCGACCTCATAATTTCAGATCAACGCATGCCTGGGATGACAGGGACAGAATTTCTAGAAAAAGCGGCTAATCTCTATCCTGACACCACCAGGATAGTCTTGAGCGGATATGCTGATCTGTCAACTATTACCGAATCTATAAATCGTGGCCACATCTATAAATTTCTAATGAAGCCCTGGGACGATGAGGAATTAAAGGGCGTGATCAGAGAGTGTCTAGAACTGTCTCGTCTTAAAAAGCAAAATAAAGCCCTAGAACAAGAACTGAAGCAGAGGAATCAAGAGCTTGAATGGTTGAATAAACACCTAGAAAATGAAGTGGAGCGAAGAACTCGCGCCCTACATCAGAGAAATCTAGCACTCCAACAGTATCAGCATATTCTTCACCAATTGCCTATCGGTGTGGTGGGAGTAGGAGACAATGGAAGGATTGCATTTGTGAATAAATGGATCATGGGAAAAATGGCAAAGTGTTGCCCTGATCCTCTGGATGAAGAGCTTCAGCTTGTTTTTGGCGAGAGGATTTCTCAACAACTCCTTTCTTTAGATGAAAAAAAAACGGTCTTTTCAGTAAAGGTGAAGGATATGTGGGGAGGAGATGGGGAAGTAGTTTTAAAGGGCGCAATGATATCATTTCCAGGTGGAGCAAAGGGATATGTCCTTTTGATGGACGACTATTTTGAGGGAGATGAAAAATGA
- a CDS encoding ATP-binding protein — protein MTYPIIYVIDDDKVLLEFIKDVLERKGYFTRLYENAEDCLKSLNERAPDLVIADHALPGMDGCSLLEHMRKQCPKAWRILITGKQVDDRLVRDAVNRAGVHHFIQKPFGVEEFLFAVEKALEDQRQYVQLQELLNELEDLARKKAKEALSFQRRYKSLFEKLHLGVFVTKWDGEIVELNPFGRWLFGIKEENYIKVSIKDLLPTELIFSNIQRLLKEKGEVRGLETVLIQSGEKEKEIPIAITAFFLEDPDLGRLILGIIEDLTKDVELKARLFEAQLQLRSTIDAMKDLIFTVNRDHEIVSWNKAIVDFLGDDYQELKGKKCFEVFGGIDGLCCVKDNLEGSVCPYFQKVFDLGQEERRTFCVNKEKDIYWEHWIYPICDISGNVMQAVIVFRDVSEDFKKNLEIERMNRELARLYDEAKKKNQEFEKLIKELKEAQAHLVQSEKLASIGQLSAGIAHEINNPVGFISSNLNTLKDYAADLEEFFRKVIEIVDSVQEKCGEDSEVATLLGEFNELKEELDIDFILDDIENLIEQSLEGTERVRKIVQDLKEFSHSGKEELEYADINKCLESTLNIVWNELKYKAEVKKDFGKLPLMPCYPQKLNQVFMNILVNAAQAIEDRGEIRIKTHVVDTPKQGIEVIIEDTGKGMTEEVKKRIFEPFFTTKPVGKGTGLGLHVSYKIVKAHKGEIRVESEPGQGTRFTIFLPILNEKELESEQQNGEK, from the coding sequence ATGACGTATCCTATCATATATGTGATAGATGACGACAAAGTATTACTAGAATTCATTAAAGATGTTTTGGAAAGAAAGGGCTATTTTACACGGCTCTATGAAAATGCGGAGGATTGTCTAAAGTCCTTGAATGAACGAGCTCCAGATCTAGTCATAGCAGATCACGCATTGCCAGGCATGGATGGATGCAGTCTCCTAGAACATATGAGAAAACAGTGTCCTAAGGCATGGCGGATTCTCATAACAGGCAAGCAGGTTGACGACCGTCTAGTTAGAGATGCTGTGAACAGGGCAGGAGTCCACCACTTCATTCAAAAGCCCTTTGGGGTAGAAGAGTTTCTATTTGCTGTGGAAAAGGCCCTTGAAGATCAACGCCAATACGTGCAATTACAGGAGCTTTTGAATGAACTAGAGGACCTTGCTCGAAAAAAGGCCAAAGAGGCCCTTTCCTTTCAGAGGCGTTATAAATCGCTATTTGAAAAGCTCCACCTTGGGGTGTTTGTGACTAAATGGGATGGAGAGATAGTAGAACTCAACCCTTTTGGAAGGTGGCTCTTTGGGATCAAAGAAGAAAATTATATAAAGGTTTCAATAAAGGATCTATTACCAACTGAACTCATATTTTCAAATATCCAGAGGCTACTCAAAGAAAAAGGTGAAGTAAGAGGCCTTGAAACAGTATTGATTCAGTCTGGTGAGAAGGAGAAAGAGATCCCCATAGCCATCACTGCATTTTTCCTTGAAGACCCGGATCTCGGGCGCCTAATTTTGGGAATAATAGAGGATCTCACTAAAGATGTGGAATTGAAGGCAAGGCTATTTGAGGCCCAGCTACAACTTAGGTCCACAATCGATGCAATGAAGGACTTAATCTTCACTGTCAATCGAGATCATGAAATTGTCTCCTGGAATAAGGCCATAGTGGATTTTTTGGGTGACGATTATCAGGAGTTAAAGGGAAAGAAATGCTTTGAGGTCTTTGGCGGAATTGATGGACTGTGTTGTGTTAAAGACAACCTGGAAGGTTCTGTCTGTCCATACTTTCAAAAGGTATTTGACCTCGGTCAGGAGGAGAGGAGGACATTTTGTGTCAATAAAGAAAAAGATATCTATTGGGAACACTGGATTTATCCCATTTGTGACATATCGGGCAATGTGATGCAGGCCGTAATCGTATTTAGAGACGTTTCAGAGGACTTCAAGAAGAACCTCGAAATAGAGAGGATGAATAGGGAACTCGCAAGGCTCTATGATGAGGCGAAGAAGAAGAATCAAGAATTTGAAAAATTAATAAAGGAATTAAAAGAGGCCCAGGCCCATCTCGTTCAATCTGAAAAGTTGGCCTCCATCGGACAACTCTCAGCTGGAATTGCCCATGAAATTAATAATCCAGTGGGATTTATTAGTAGTAATTTGAATACACTCAAGGATTACGCGGCAGATCTCGAGGAGTTCTTTCGTAAGGTCATAGAGATCGTGGACAGCGTCCAGGAAAAATGTGGTGAAGACAGCGAGGTAGCAACACTGTTAGGCGAATTTAATGAACTCAAAGAGGAGCTGGATATTGATTTCATATTAGATGACATTGAAAATCTCATTGAGCAGAGTCTTGAGGGGACAGAGCGAGTTCGAAAGATAGTTCAGGATCTCAAAGAGTTCTCGCACAGCGGAAAGGAAGAGCTAGAGTATGCAGACATAAATAAGTGCCTTGAAAGCACCCTTAATATCGTGTGGAATGAACTGAAATACAAGGCAGAGGTTAAAAAAGACTTTGGGAAACTGCCTCTTATGCCATGTTATCCACAAAAACTCAACCAGGTCTTTATGAACATATTGGTAAATGCTGCCCAGGCAATTGAAGATCGTGGTGAAATAAGGATCAAGACCCATGTAGTAGATACTCCAAAACAAGGCATAGAGGTGATCATTGAGGATACAGGAAAGGGTATGACTGAAGAGGTCAAGAAACGGATTTTTGAACCCTTCTTTACCACCAAGCCCGTTGGTAAGGGGACAGGGCTTGGCTTACACGTAAGTTATAAGATCGTAAAGGCCCACAAGGGAGAAATAAGAGTGGAATCAGAGCCAGGGCAAGGCACTCGCTTTACCATCTTTTTACCTATTTTAAATGAAAAAGAACTTGAAAGTGAACAGCAAAATGGAGAAAAATAG
- a CDS encoding PAS domain-containing sensor histidine kinase → MEKNSPLKQLIERFPEPLILVNKNAFFYCNQSVKSLLGDRLDPLRLFPDHVVQKLESVTQESGVLKGEEISLNLKDKEERHIAISGVAVGGTGLFLIYDLTEIKTLLRILKNSRDKFRTVLDALQDIVFVVDNSLKIQNANLAAAQWLNEDIKNIIGKDCTIIYEKNRLKEREPSVSLVKKVFDLKEPQQTELKLNDPNGEQRWFLQLALPIFDDKGQVRQVAIILQNIHDQKEKEASILSLNKELKEKNDRLEKLIKRLKETQAQLIQTEKMASIGQLAAGVAHEINNPVGFVNSNVQTLRDYVQDILDLLVLYDEFKNAVLSGEKAKINELADAIEAKKDEIDLEFLLNDIYELLEQSEDGLERVKKIVQDLKDFSHVDQAELKEIDINSAILSTLNVVWNELKYKANVKKELSEDIPLILGFPQKLNQVFMNILVNAAQAIEDRGEIKIVTRKVEHPRLGVEIEISDTGCGMTEEVKQRIFDAFFTTKPVGKGTGLGLNIAYKIVKAHKGEIRVSSQPGKGTTMTVFLPVLNEEEIKDSLQREEGVASVWMGALEEELNVQR, encoded by the coding sequence ATGGAGAAAAATAGTCCGTTAAAACAACTCATTGAGCGGTTTCCTGAACCTTTAATCCTGGTGAATAAAAATGCCTTTTTTTATTGCAATCAGTCAGTTAAATCCCTTTTGGGAGACAGGTTAGACCCCTTAAGGTTATTCCCTGACCATGTTGTCCAAAAATTAGAGTCTGTGACCCAAGAGTCAGGAGTCTTAAAAGGCGAGGAGATTAGCCTTAACCTAAAGGATAAGGAAGAACGTCATATTGCAATATCTGGTGTGGCTGTAGGCGGAACAGGTTTGTTTCTTATTTATGACTTAACGGAAATAAAGACTCTTTTAAGGATTTTAAAAAACAGTAGGGACAAGTTTAGGACAGTCCTTGACGCCCTACAGGATATTGTCTTCGTTGTTGACAACAGCCTTAAAATTCAGAACGCAAACTTGGCTGCTGCTCAATGGTTGAATGAAGACATTAAAAATATAATTGGTAAAGACTGTACCATCATATACGAGAAGAATAGGCTAAAGGAAAGAGAGCCTAGTGTATCCCTTGTCAAAAAGGTTTTTGATCTCAAGGAGCCTCAACAGACTGAACTAAAATTAAATGACCCCAATGGTGAACAACGGTGGTTCTTGCAACTAGCCCTTCCAATATTTGATGACAAGGGACAGGTACGTCAAGTAGCCATTATCTTACAGAATATTCATGATCAAAAGGAAAAAGAGGCATCTATTCTGAGTCTTAATAAGGAGCTTAAAGAGAAAAACGATCGGCTCGAGAAACTTATTAAGAGATTAAAAGAGACCCAGGCTCAATTGATTCAGACTGAGAAGATGGCATCTATTGGACAATTGGCTGCTGGTGTGGCCCATGAGATCAATAATCCAGTGGGTTTTGTAAATAGCAATGTCCAGACTCTCAGAGATTATGTTCAAGATATTTTGGACCTCTTGGTTCTGTATGATGAGTTTAAAAATGCGGTGTTATCAGGAGAAAAGGCCAAAATCAATGAACTGGCTGATGCAATAGAGGCTAAAAAGGATGAGATAGACCTTGAATTTTTGTTGAATGATATATATGAGCTTTTGGAACAATCTGAGGATGGCCTTGAGAGAGTAAAGAAGATTGTACAGGATTTAAAGGATTTTTCCCATGTAGATCAGGCAGAACTCAAGGAAATAGATATTAATTCTGCTATACTTAGCACATTAAATGTAGTTTGGAATGAACTAAAATATAAGGCGAATGTAAAAAAAGAGCTTTCAGAAGACATTCCCTTGATCCTTGGTTTCCCTCAGAAATTGAATCAGGTGTTCATGAATATCTTGGTAAATGCTGCTCAGGCCATTGAAGATAGAGGGGAAATAAAGATAGTGACTAGAAAGGTTGAACATCCCAGATTGGGTGTGGAGATTGAAATATCAGATACAGGGTGTGGCATGACAGAGGAGGTGAAACAGAGGATCTTTGACGCATTTTTTACTACAAAGCCAGTGGGTAAGGGGACTGGGCTGGGGCTAAATATTGCCTACAAAATCGTTAAGGCCCATAAGGGAGAGATTAGAGTTTCTTCACAGCCTGGAAAGGGGACTACAATGACAGTTTTTCTCCCAGTATTAAACGAAGAAGAAATAAAGGATTCCCTTCAACGGGAAGAGGGGGTCGCCAGTGTTTGGATGGGGGCTTTAGAGGAGGAATTGAATGTCCAGAGATGA
- a CDS encoding HDOD domain-containing protein — MEKIDLSQAIAKAKELPVLPQTIAQLLHELQNPDLDIEELSKDIALDQAITAKILRLVNSSFYGMPGQIGNLNQAVVILGLDTIKNVVLTIAMVKAFKLHDLREEGFMLEDFWRHTIATGLITQALSKFSDAPNKQDAFVAGLLHDIGKLLLLQVAPEGFKRAFNMVKKDELFFWEAERKLLSADHTELGAWLGKKWHFPVHLQEVMYFHHRPEKSENKLVHSVHIADGLAIALGIGNSGCTFVPKISRKAWDNLGLCSVALRELLGEMEGIFEEVGQTAKILLE, encoded by the coding sequence ATGGAGAAAATTGATTTATCTCAGGCAATAGCCAAGGCAAAAGAACTTCCAGTACTCCCTCAAACGATTGCCCAGCTCTTACATGAACTTCAAAATCCAGATCTAGATATTGAAGAATTGTCAAAAGATATTGCTCTTGATCAGGCAATAACTGCAAAGATACTAAGGCTTGTAAACTCTTCTTTTTACGGGATGCCAGGCCAAATTGGCAATCTCAACCAGGCAGTAGTTATTTTGGGACTTGATACAATCAAAAACGTGGTGCTAACCATTGCCATGGTAAAGGCCTTCAAACTTCATGACTTAAGAGAAGAAGGGTTTATGTTAGAAGATTTTTGGCGTCATACCATTGCAACTGGGCTAATCACCCAGGCCCTTTCCAAGTTTTCTGATGCCCCTAATAAGCAGGACGCATTTGTGGCTGGGCTCCTTCATGATATTGGAAAACTGTTACTGCTTCAGGTCGCACCTGAGGGCTTTAAACGGGCATTCAACATGGTGAAAAAAGATGAACTATTTTTCTGGGAGGCAGAGCGAAAGCTTCTCAGTGCTGATCATACTGAATTGGGGGCATGGCTGGGTAAAAAATGGCATTTTCCAGTACATCTCCAGGAGGTTATGTATTTCCATCATAGACCTGAAAAGTCTGAAAATAAACTTGTCCACTCGGTCCATATTGCCGATGGCTTAGCCATTGCCCTGGGGATTGGAAATAGTGGATGTACATTTGTTCCAAAGATATCCCGTAAGGCATGGGATAACTTGGGGTTATGTTCAGTGGCTCTGAGAGAATTGTTGGGAGAGATGGAAGGGATCTTTGAAGAAGTGGGGCAGACTGCCAAAATCCTCCTGGAATAA
- a CDS encoding cation diffusion facilitator family transporter, giving the protein MGHGHHQDSSENIKVAFLLNLSFTILEFLGGYFTNSAAIFADAVHDLGDCLALAQAWYFERLSLREGDVRYTYGYKRFSIFGALISSVVLLVSSTFILIESIPRLISPETTYAPGIVVFAVVGVIVNGAAMFRLRHLKGLNARVVALHFLEDILGWIAVLIMGTILLFKEIYILDPILAIIITVYILVNVFKNIKGLFAVFMQAVPKGLDLKEIEKAIKGMGKVKDIHHLHLWSLDGEHHVLTAHIVVDCDITKEDYFSIKNKVKEVIAKFPIYHSTIEIELEGESCRMK; this is encoded by the coding sequence ATGGGGCATGGTCATCATCAAGATTCTTCGGAAAATATAAAAGTTGCATTCTTACTCAATCTCTCTTTCACTATCCTTGAGTTTCTAGGGGGATATTTTACAAATAGCGCAGCGATATTTGCCGATGCAGTGCATGACCTTGGGGATTGTCTCGCCCTTGCCCAGGCCTGGTATTTTGAGCGCCTTTCTCTGAGAGAGGGAGACGTTCGTTATACCTATGGATATAAGAGATTTTCAATTTTTGGTGCACTCATTAGTAGTGTGGTTCTCCTGGTAAGCTCCACCTTTATCTTGATCGAGTCAATCCCAAGGCTTATTTCTCCGGAGACCACCTATGCTCCTGGTATAGTGGTGTTTGCCGTAGTTGGAGTTATCGTTAACGGGGCGGCAATGTTCAGGTTAAGGCACCTAAAGGGCCTAAATGCCAGGGTTGTAGCCCTTCATTTCCTTGAAGATATCCTGGGTTGGATAGCAGTACTCATCATGGGTACTATCCTGTTGTTTAAGGAAATTTACATACTGGATCCGATCCTCGCTATCATCATTACCGTATATATACTTGTAAATGTCTTTAAGAATATTAAGGGGCTTTTTGCAGTATTCATGCAAGCAGTTCCAAAGGGTCTAGACCTAAAAGAGATAGAGAAAGCTATTAAAGGCATGGGAAAAGTTAAGGACATCCATCACTTGCATCTATGGTCTCTAGATGGTGAACACCACGTGTTAACAGCACATATTGTTGTTGATTGTGACATAACAAAAGAAGACTATTTTTCCATAAAAAACAAAGTAAAAGAAGTAATAGCAAAATTTCCCATATATCATTCCACTATTGAGATAGAACTCGAGGGCGAATCCTGTCGAATGAAATAG